The proteins below are encoded in one region of Brassica napus cultivar Da-Ae chromosome A6, Da-Ae, whole genome shotgun sequence:
- the LOC106347378 gene encoding replication factor C subunit 4 yields MAPVLQSAQPWVEKYRPKQVKDVAHQEEVVRVLTNTLETANCPHMLFYGPPGTGKTTTALAIAHQLFGPELYKSRVLELNASDDRGINVVRTKIKDFAAVAVGSSNRQGGYPCPSFKIIILDEADSMTEDAQNALRRTMETYSKVTRFFFICNYISRIIEPLASRCAKFRFKPLSEEVMSNRILHICNEEGLNLGGEALSTLSTISQGDLRRAITYLQSGARLFGSTITSTDLLNVSGVVPLEVVKRFFTSCKSGDFDIANKEVDNIVAEGYPASQIINQLFDIVVEAGDDITDNQKAKICKCLAETDKRLVDGADEYLQLLDVASNTITALSEMAQDY; encoded by the exons ATGGCGCCAGTTCTTCAGAGCGCACAGCCATGGGTTGAGAAATA CCGGCCGAAGCAGGTGAAGGACGTGGCGCATCAGGAGGAGGTGGTTCGGGTCCTCACCAACACTCTCGAGACTGCTAAC TGTCCGCACATGCTCTTTTATGGACCGCCAGGCACAGGGAAAACCACTACGGCACTTGCCATCGCCCACCAGCTATTTGG ACCTGAATTGTACAAGTCAAGGGTGTTGGAGCTGAATGCTAGTGATGACAGAGGGATCAATGTTGTTCGGACAAAGATTAAGGATTTTGCTGCTGTAGCTGTTGGGTCCAGTAACCGTCAAGG TGGTTATCCTTGCCCATCATTTAAGATCATCATCCTAGATGAGGCTGATTCGATGACAGAAGATGCTCAG AACGCCTTGAGGCGCACAATGGAAACTTACTCCAAAGTCACCAGATTCTTCTTCATATGTAATTATATCAGCAG GATCATAGAGCCCCTTGCTTCAAGATGTGCGAAGTTCAGGTTTAAACCACTTTCTGAAGAAGTTATGAGTAACCGTATATTGCATATCTGTAATGAAGAAGGTCTCAACCTTGGTGGTGAG GCTCTTTCAACTTTGAGCACCATATCACAAGGTGATCTCCGGAGGGCCATCACGTATCtgcag AGTGGTGCCCGGTTGTTTGGATCAACAATAACGTCCACGGATTTACTCAATGTGTCTGGG GTAGTCCCTCTGGAGGTAGTCAAGAGATTTTTTACTTCATGCAAAAGTGGTGATTTCGATATTGCAAACAAGGAAGTGGACAACATAGTTGCAGAGGGATATCCTGCATCTCAAATCATCAATCAG CTATTTGATATAGTCGTTGAGGCTGGTGATGACATAACAGACAATCAAAAGGCTAAGATCTGCAAATGTCTAGCTGAAACAGATAAG CGACTTGTAGATGGTGCGGATGAGTACCTGCAGCTTCTGGACGTGGCAAGCAATACAATTACTGCACTCTCAGAAATGGCTCAAGATTACTAA